The Rufibacter sp. DG15C region TATCCGCTCATTTTCCTGATTCAGCTGCCCCTCACGTACCTGGTCTGGTATAAAAAGAACCTGTATTTGGGCGTGTACTTGCATGTCTTTGGTAATCTGTTTGGCGCCATTTTAAGCCTGATAGGATTTCTAAATGCTTCTTAGCGCCTTTGTCTGACCAGTATAAACACAAAAGCCGACTCAATCGCTAGAGTCGGCTTTTGTGTGTGAGTCGGGGGATATGACTACAGGTAAGGTATTTAAATAAAAAGGACAAAGATTAGTAACATGCTGGCAAGCAAGAGAAGCAGCAGGTAAAAAGCCACTACCTCCCCGGTAGAAAACTCATCAGGATTGGTTTGCAGCAGAAGCCCCATCCACTCCCTGGGGGCGTTTCTTAGCAGTCCTGCTTTGGAGAGGACTTTGTGCAATGAAAGAAGTCTTAGTAAAAAGGGCACGGCGTTCCTGTTTTTTGAAAAAAGCTGAGATCTTGGGGGGAGATCTCAGCCTAGGGGATTGTAATGAAAGACCTAGTGGCAAAAGGAACTGGTATCAGCAGGCAGCCAATAGGGGGGGCGGTTCCTTTATTTTGCCATTAGGTATGTGACAAATGTAGAGTACCGCCCTTTATAGAAGAATGAAAGAATTGCCTATTTTGTAACATAGACTTTTGGCTGATTTCCTTTTTGAAATAAATCCAATAGCGTAAAAAATGGGTTTAATACGGAGAAAAACTAGGTAAAAACTACGTATTAGTAACAAATGGGCTTCGGCTTATTCAAAGAAGATAGAACCAGACAGCCGCTTACAGCAGAAAATCTTTGGAGAGTATGCCCACAGGCAAGGCTCGTATTCAATAAATAACCTTCAGACTTGGCACGCACTGGCAGCACCTCAGCAATTTTGGAGCAGCTAAATAGATTTCGTTTTTGGGCTGTTTTCCAGAAATTAGGCCAAAAACGAAATCGCTAATGGGTACGCTTGGCCAGGATGTGCTGAATGATCTTGGGGGCGTGGTCCCTAGAATTCTCAATAAACCAGAGATGCGTGTCCATGCCGCCGCAGACCACGCCTGCCAAATATAACCCTTCTTGGTTGGTCTCCATGGTCTCTGGGTTGTGCTGCGGGTAGAGCTTGTCATCTGCAGAGAGTTGCACGCCAAACTTCCTGAGCAAGTCAAAGTCAGGTTTGTAGCCAGTCAGGGCTAGGACGAAGTCGTTGGCTAGGGTGACAGGGCCTTCGGGAGTGAGGATGTCTACTGCGCCGGGGCGTATGGCCGTGACGCTGGAATTGAAATAGGCCTTGATGCTGCCTTCGGCTATGCGGTTCACAATGTCTGGGCGCACCCAGTATTTAACCCGCTGGCCTATCTCTGGGGCACGCACCACCATGGTCACCTGGGCGCCTTTGCGGTACGTTTCCAGGGCGGCATCCACTGAAGAATTGCTGGCGCCTACCACCACTACTTTCTGGAGGGCGTAATAGTGCGGGTCCTGGTAATAGTGCGTCACCTGGGGCAGGTCCTCGCCGGGAACGTCCATGAGTGCTGGCAAGTCATAAAAACCGGTAGAGACAATGACGTGGTGGGCTGTATACCTGGCCTTAGAAGTCTGCACCTGAAACTGGTTTTGCACTTTCTCTACGTGCTGAACTTCTTCAAACAAATGTACGTTCAGCCCGAATTTTAACGTGACGCGGCGGTAATATTCCAGGGCTTCGGCGCGGCGCGGTTTGGGGTTGTCTGAGATGAAGGGCACGCCGCCAATCTCCAGCTTCTCTGATGTAGAGAAAAAGGTCATGGTCTGCGGATAGTTGTAGAGCGAGTTTACCAGGCAGCCTTTCTCCAAGATGACGTAAGAAAGCCCTGCCTGCTGCGCTTCAATGCCACAGGCCAGCCCAATGGGCCCGCCGCCTATGATCACCACCTCGTAAAAATTCTCTTGTGCCGCCATGTTGCAAAGGTACTAAGCCTTAGGTTGTCTCTGGTCTGGATTTCGTTTTTGCCCTGGTTTCCAGAAAGTAACCCCAAAACGGATTGCTGCCAGCCAGAAAGAGACAACCCATGTACGGGAAGGAGGGTAGGCAAGATAAGGGCGGGCAAACTGCACTTAAGCGAAATCTAGGTTTACCTTTGCCGCCAATCACCCGTTAAGAACATTTCCTGAAGCCAACCGCGGTCTATTGAGTTTTTTGGGAAGTGATTTTCATGACATGAACATGCTTAGCAAACGGCAACTACAAAAATTCCAGTACTTCTTTTTCAGCCAGCACTTCTCTGACGGCCTCACCACCACGCTTGGGGTGCTGCTGCCATGTTTAGTGGCGTCTTACTTTGGCCATTTAGAGATTGGGTTCAGTCTGTCCTTGGGGGCCATCTGCGTCAGCCTGGCAGACTCGCCGGGGCCGGTCACGCACAAGCGCAACGGCATGGCGGTGGGCATGGTGTTGTGCGCGCTGGTGGGCCTGGTGACGGGCTATGTGCGGCAGTACCCGGTGTTGTTGGGCCTGGAGATTCTGGTATTAAGCTTGGTCTGTTCCATGTTTTTGGTGTATGGTTTGCGCGCTTCGCTCATTGGTTTGGCATCCTTGCTGGTTATGATCATGACACTGGCCCAGCCCATTGAGCCCAGCGCCGTGCCGCGGTACAGTCTGTTGATCCTGGCGGGCGGTGCCTGGTATGCGCTTCTGAGCCTATTCACGGGACAGGTGATGCCTTACCGGCAGGCCCAACAAGCGCTGGCCGAAGGCATCCGGGAGGTAGCCAAATTCCTCCAGATCAAAGCCGAGTTCTACAATCCTGCCGCCGACCTTGGAGAGCAGTATCGCAAACTAGTCACGCAGCAAGTGTTGGTCAACGAGAAACAGGACGCCGTGCGGGAGTTGCTCTTCAAAAGCCGACTGGTGGTGAAAGACTCCACCAGCAAGGGCCGCACGCTGTTCATGATTTTTGTGGACCTGGTGGACCTCTATGAGCAGATTACCGCCATTCATTATGACTACACCGCCCTTCGGGAGAAGTTTGCGCCCACCGGTGTGTTGCCAAAGATCATAGAATTGATACAACTGTACGCCCAAGAACTGGACCATATTTCTTTGGCGGTGCAGGCCAACAGGCCGTATGCCGGGCAAGAAGAACTTTTGGCGACTAAGCTGGAAGAAATGCGACTCGCCATCTTGCAGATAGAGCAAAGCCACGAAGGACTACAGGTGCTGGTGCTTAAAAAGATCAATGTCAATTTTAAAGCGATAGCCCAGCGAGTGCACAGCATAGAACAGTACCTGCGCGAAGGTGCCGCAGAAGACGCTTCTTTCTCGCCCCGTGAGGCCTTTGCGCCATTTGTCTCGCATTTAAAACTGGACACGCAGCTGTTCATCCAGAACCTCACCTTTAAATCTTCGGTGTTCAGGTTTTCCTTCAGGATGGCGGTGGCCAGCTTGGCCGCCTATGCCTTGACCAAGATCTTCCCGTATGGCGAGCACAGCTATTGGGTGTTGCTGACGCTGGTGTTCATCTTAAAGCCCGGTTTTAGCGTGACCAAACAGCGCAACTACCAGCGCCTGCTAGGCACCTTGGTGGGCAGTTTTGTGGGGATTCTGGTACTGTACTACATTGAAGATCCGCTGGCCAGGTTTTTACTGATGGTCCTTTTCATGGTGGGCACTTACAGCGTGCAGCGCATCAATTACGTCTGGAGCGTGCTGTTCATGACGCCATTTGTGCTGCTGGTGTTCAGTTTTCTGGGAGCGTCTGGCCTAGAGGTGGTGCAGGAGCGCATGATTGACACGCTGGTGGGCTGCGGCATTGCGTTCCTGGCCAGTTACCTCATCTTCCCCAACTGGGAGGCCAAACAAATCAAGACCTTCCTGAAAGCCGCCATCCAGGCAAACCTGACCTACCTGCAGATGCTGGCCAAGCCTGACATCACGGAAGTGGAGTACAAATTGGCCCGGAAAGAAGTGTATGTGAGCGCAGCCAATTTATCTGCGGCATTCCAGCGCATGGCCTCTGAACCCAAAAGCAAGCAGCGCAAAAAGAAGGAAGTCTATGAGCTGGTGGTGCTCAACCATATCCTTTCCTCCTTCATCGCCACCATGGCCTCGGGGAGGTTATCCAACCAGAAGCAGGTCCTTTCAGAGCCGTATAAGCGGATAGTGCGCCGGGCCTCGCACGCCCTCCAAAGCGCCTTGCTCACCTTAGACCCTGCGCAACCAAAAATTGCTTTAGAAAGCCATCAGCCAGAAGTAAAAGCGCAGGAGCCCGCCAGCCAGGAAGATACCTTGCTACAAGAGCAGTTGGCATTCCTCAACAAAGTCTGCCATGACATTGCCAAAACCACCGAAGTCGTCAGTGCCTAAATACCTCCTCGTTCGGTTTTGACCTGTTTCCTGGAAATTAGCCCAAAAACGCAATAGGATGTTTTTTGCTAGCTGCTGACAGGCTTTTCCTGTAGGTACATTATTTGTCTCTATGCTAATTCAACTTGCTGTGAGAAAGAGCCGTATAGAAGGAGCACAAGTATTCAATTTCTAATATCAAAAACTATGGCAATTAAATGGACCGTTGACCCCATGCACTCAGAGGTGCAGTTCAAAGTAAAGCACTTAATGATCACCACCGTGACGGGGTATTTTCAGACCTTCAATGTGGAGGTAGAGACGGAGAACGATGATTTCTCCACCGCCTCCAAGATCCTGTTCACCGCAGACGTCAACTCCATCAATACCAACAACGAGCAGCGCGACACCCACCTGAAGTCCGCCGATTTCTTTGACGCTGATACCCATGGCAAGATCAAATTTGTGGGCAACCGTTATGAGAAACGCGGCGAGGACGAGGCCCAACTGCACGGCGACCTTACTATTAGAGGCATCACCAAACCAGTGACCGTGAACGTGGAGTTCGGGGGGATTGTGGTGGACCCGTACGGCCAGACCAAGGCCGGTTTTACCATCAACGGCAAGATTAGCCGCAAAGAGTTTGGCCTGACCTGGAACGCCGTCACCGAAGCTGGTAGCGTGGTGGTAGCAGATGAAATCAAACTTTTGGCTGAGATTCAGTTAGTGAAGCAAGCCTAAGACTTGCCTAAATAAACAGTACAGCCTGGTTTCTTTGTAGAAGCCGGGCTGTACTGTTATGGTGGAGTAGGAAAGGCTTAGTCCTTTAAGTGCACCAGGAACTTGGTGAGGTTGCCCCATTGAATAGCTTGGAAGCCCGCCCAGCCGCCAGTAGAAATCACCGTATTCAAAATGGGCCGGTCGCCTGCTTCTTCGCCTTGGTTGTTGGCTACTTCATTCTTGCCAATTTCACAGGCCAAGAGGGTAGTGCCTTGGCGGGCTACCAGAAAGGTACTGGTGGCTTCTTCGGTGAAGAAATGCTCGATTTTGCCAGGTTCTTCTGCCGGCGTTAGCGGGTTATGACTGGGCTGTACCACAAACTTGGCCAGGTTTTCTTCTTCCACCACTTCAATGACTTTCACCCAGTTCTCAATGGTGGTGGCCGGCAGAATGATTTTGATATAGTCGCCTAGGTCTGGTTTTTTATTCGGGTCGCGTTGGCCCTGGGCGTCATATAACTCAAAGGTAGAAGTGATGCCCGTCATGTGGGACCAATCCTCCACGTTGAACAGTTTCTGCCTGGATTCTGCAAACGCTTGCACGGCGCTGGCCTCATCTGGGAAAGTGTTCTCGTGCTGGAAGAACTTGTCCTTGGCTTCCTCGCCTAGTATGGCTTTGATCTCTTTCTTTATCTTCTCAAACAAGTCGGTGACGCCCATGGTTTCTGTCGTTTTAAAGGGTTGATTAGAAATTCAGTTTCAGCCTGTTTTCTGGAAAAGAAGCCAAAACTAAGGTTGATCAGTCCATCAAGGCCTGGTACTCCGGGTGCCGATGAACGTAAGCCTCCACCACAGGGCAAGAGGGGATGAAACGATAGTTGCGGGCCTTCACAAACTCCAGCCCGGCCTTGACCAGTTGGTCGGCTAGGCCTTGGTTCCGGTAGGCTTCGGGCACAAAGGTGTAATCCAAATCCAGCACCTTGTCTTCTGAGTAGGTGTATGTTAGTTCGGCTTCCTCTTGGCCTAAAACAGCATAGAACCTGAGGTCCTCTTCGTCATGAATCACGTCCATTTCCATTGGCTCTATCTTTAGTAGAAATTCCGTCGTTTTTGGCCTGATTCTGAGGAAACAGGCCAAAAACGACGGAACCTATTAGATGATAATGACAGCCTACTTGGTAACTATCTTGAATAGAGTACCGGCGGGCAATTGGGTGTTTAACTGCATGCCGTTCAAGATGGCTATTTCTTCATGGCGTTTCTGCGGAATTTGGTATGAAGCCAAGGCTTGGGCCAGGGTAGTGGACTTAGCCGCTGTTTTCACGCGCACACGGTCTGGCTGACGGCCCAGTTTCTCGGGATCAGTGAGGGTCCTGAAGTTCTGCATGGTATTGGAAAAGGTAGGAGCGTAGGCGTTAAAGTCTGTGGCCGAGGTCACCCCAAATATGCCGTAAATGTTGCCGCCGTATTGGATCAGGTAAATCATGGCACGCACGGCCGCTTGTTGCTGCTGTTGTTGCTGGGCTTCTTGTGATGGCTTCTGGTCTGCCACGATGGCTATGGCCGGCAGGCCGTTTACGGTTACGCTTCTAGACTCCAGGGGCTGCAACTGGTACTTGGTCACTACTTCTTGCGCGGCAGACTCTAGGGCGGTGCCCGGCACCAAGGTCAGGAACATAAGCGCCTTGCCGTCTTTAGGGGCCATCTGTACTTGCTGCGGCGTGTTTTGGTACTGCCAGGCCTGAGGGATAGGGAACTGGAACTTGAGCTCAGGGTGGTAGAATACTTGGTTCTCCACGAAGCCCTGTTTCGGGTCCTCGCCGTAGATGATGCCGTCAATCAGTTTCAAGAAGCTGTTGCGGTTTTCCTTTAAAGGCGTATTGACCTTCTGTTTCCATTGGGCGGCCAGTTGCTTTACTGTGGTGTAACGGTCACCGGGGTTAGGGTGAGAAGACATGAAATCCGGCAGTTCCTGGGCCCCAGACTGCGCGCTGCTGCGTTGCAGGGTCTGGAAGAAGTCTGCCATGTGGGTGGCATCGTAGCCAATCTTGGTAGAGTATTCCACGCCCAGCTCATCACTCTCGCGCTCATCGTCCCGGCCAAATTTCAAGAACATAAGGCTAGCTCCCTGTGACAGAGTTTCGCCCATCTGTGCCACCTGGGGGCTCAAGATCATGCCCCCGATTAAAAGGCCTTGGGTTAAGGTCGCTTTGCTTTGCTGCGAAGCCGAGTGACGGGCCGTTACGTGCCCAATCTCATGGCCCAAAACGCCTGCAAACTGCGCCTCGTTGTTCATGTGCGCCATGATGCCCCGTGTAAAATAAACATAGCCGCCGGGTAAGGCAAAGGCATTAATCACCTCTGAGTCCAGGACCCTAAACGTATATTTTAAATTACTTCTGTGAGAAACGGCCGCCATTTGTTCGCCTTTCTCCTGAATGAATTTTTGCATGGCGGGGTCGTTGTACAACCCAAACTGCGCTACCACCTGTGGGTCGGCTTGTAAGCCCATGGCCAGTTCCTGGTCCTCGGTGACCAGCATCACTTCTTTCTTGCCGGTCACCGGGTTGGTGGCGCAAGAATTGAACAGCAGAAGGGCTGCCAGGGCGCCACTGTAGAATATGTTCTTTTTCATAGTTAGGTAGAATTAGGGGTTGGGGTGTCTGTATGGTGCTGCGCTTCTATAAGTGCAATATTTCTCTTGCAACGGTTTAACGGTCTTTAGGTTGCATGAGGCCTTTTTGCCCACCTTAAATAGGTTTTTTAGGCAAGGTCTTTCTTTTTAAAATGAATGTGTTGCTGGAAGGTAGTCTTGCTTAATTTAAAGTTGTTCAAAGCTGATGGGATTCATAGACCAATTCTGAAAGTGCAAATCAGTAGAAGAACCACAAAGGGACTACAGCATTTTCTGAGGAACAATCTCCCATAGACTCCAAGAAAATCGCTAATTTCCTGCACTCATTTGCGTTTTAACCCTTGCTCACATGGAACTTGTAAATGCCCCGGCACCCGCTGTCTACTCTAATCTCACAGTAGAAGAATTCATCCAGAAATACGCCACGCACCCGGTCTACACGCCGCCCACCGGCCCACAGTTGAACGCCAAGAACTGGCAGTCAGAATCTGCCTTGCGCATGTTCCTCAACAACCTCACCGCCGAGGTGGCCGAGGATCCCGAGAAGCTGGTGGTCTACGGTGGTATTGGCCAGGCCGCGCGTACGCCGGCAGACGCCCGCAAGATTGTGGAGCTGTTGTTGACCCTGGAAGAGGATGAAAGTCTATTGGTGCAGTCTGGCAAGCCCGTGGGCAAGATACGGTCGCACGCCGAGGCACCGCGCGTCCTCATAGCCAACTCTAACCTAGTGCCGCATTGGGCCACCTGGGAGCATTTCAATAACCTGCGCGACCGCGGCCTGATGATGTACGGCCAGATGACCGCTGGAAGCTGGATTTACATTGGCACCCAGGGCATTCTGCAAGGCACCTATGAGACCTTCGCCGCCTGCGGTAGAATCCATTTTGGCGGAGATTTGCGCAATAGATTGGTGGTGACGGGCGGCTTAGGCGGAATGGGTGGGGCTCAGCCATTGGCGGCCACCATTGCCGGTGCGACTTTCTTAGGCGTGGACATTGACCCTGAGCGAATCAAGAAACGGCTGGAGACCCGCTACATTGACAAGATGACCTATGACTACAATGAGGCCATGCGCCTGGTGCTGGCGGCACAAGCCAAAGGCGAAGCCATCTCAGTGGGCTTGGTAGGCGACATTGGCGATGTGCTGGAACGCATGATTCAAGACAACATCACCCCAGACGTGTTAACCGACCAGACTTCGGCCCATGACCCCATCAACGGCTATGTGCCCAACGGTATGACCTTGGTAGAAGCTAAAAGGTTAAGAGAAGAAGATCCTTCTGCCTATAAAGAGAAGTCTCTCAAAAGCATGGCCCGCCACGTGCACTTTATGCTGGAATTAAAAAACCGCGGCGCCAGAACCTTTGACTACGGTAACAACCTGCGCGAATTTGCGATGCAGGGCGGCGAGAAAGATGCGTTCCATATTCAGGGCTTCGTACCGGAGTACATGCGCCCACTGTTCTGCGAAGGCAAGGGTCCGTTTAGATGGGCCGCCTTGTCTGGGGACCCAGAGGACATTAGAGTCACGGATGAAGCCTTGAAAGAACTCTTCCCTGAGAATACCCACATGATTAACTGGCTGGAGCAGGCGCAGGAGAAAGTTGCGTTCCAAGGCTTGCCGTGCCGCATCTGCTGGCTGGGCATGGGTGAACGTGAGAAAGCTGGCCTGATGTTTAACCAACTGGTGCGCGAAGGCAAAGTGAAAGCGCCTATCGTGATTGGTCGTGACCATTTAGACTGCGGTTCGGTGGCCTCGCCGTACCGTGAGACCGAAGGCATGCTGGACGGTTCTGACGCCGTGTCTGACTGGCCTTTGCTCAACCTGATGGCCAATACCAGCGGCGGTGCCACCTGGGTGTCGTTCCACCACGGCGGCGGCGTAGGCATTGGCTACTCACAGCACGCGGGCATGGTGATACTAGCAGATGGCACAGACCGCGCCGACCGCTGCCTAAGCCGCGTTCTGCACAATGACCCGGCCATGGGCATCTTCCGTCACGCAGATGCGGGCTATGAAACTGCTCAAGAGAACGCTGAGAAATTCGGCCTGAACGTATAAGAAATACCTGTGATGAGCCTTTCCGTTTTTGGCCTGTTTTCTCGTAAACAGACTAAAAACGGAAAGGCTTTTTACTAAACTTTATGGTGAATTCTACATGAACCGCTAACCATGTGCAGGGCATCTTGGGGATACCACCAGCATGATAAATACAGATTGAATCTCTACTAACAACAGGCGTAAATTAGACTATCCTATTTAATTCCATCACCTTATCCTAAAACTATGGCAAAAGCATCGTTTCTGTTAATCGGGCCGTTCGCGCAGGCGGTGACCATGGCCGGTTTGTCCCTGAACGGACCTCTGTTGGATGAAGCCCTGCCTATTGTGGAACAGGCCGGGGTTCTGGTGCATGACGGGAAAATAGTGAAACTAGAGGCCTTCGCGCACCTGCTCAAAGAAGCCGAAGAACAACTGTATTCCGTTCAATGGATAGAGGAGCCGATGGTGTTATTGCCCGGGCTGATTGATGCGCACACGCACCTTTGTTTTGCCGGTTCCAGAGCCAAGGACTACGCCTTGCGCATAGCGGGTAAAACCTACTTAGAGATTGCCAGAAGCGGCGGCGGCATCCTGGACACCGTGCGCAAGACCAGGAAAGCCAGCCAGGCAGAACTGGAGCAAAGCCTGCTGCAACGCTGTCAACGGCACTTACAAGAAGGCGTGACCACCTGCGAAGTAAAGAGTGGCTACGGGCTAACCCTAGATGATGAACTGAAAATGCTGCGCGCCATCCAGAACGTAAGCCAGCAACAGCCTTTGGAGTTGGTGCCTACCTGCCTGGCCGCGCACATGGTTCCGCCGGAGTTTGAAGACGGGGCCACTTACCTGAAGCATGTAGTGGAAATCTTGCTGCCCCAGGTAAAAGCCGAAGGCCTAGCCAACCGCGTGGACATTTTCATAGAAGACACCGCCTTTGACGAAGCAGACGCCTTAAGCTACCTGAAAGACGCCCAGGACCTGGGCTTTGACATCACCGTCCACGCCGACCAGTTCTCTACTGGCGGAAGTGAAGTAGCCGCCCGTGTGCATGCTGCCAGCGCTGACCACCTGGAGGCCAGCGGCGAAGAGGAGATTGATATAATGAAAGAAGCCGGCGTGGTGGCCACCGTTTTACCAGGTGCATCGGTGGGTTTGGGTATGCACTACGCACCCGCGCGCAAAATGCTGGACGCCGGCCTCTGCGTCGCCATCGCCACAGATTGGAACCCCGGCTCTGCGCCCATGGGCGACTTACTCCTGCAAGCCGCCCTGCTAAGCGCTGCCCAAAAACTTACCATGGCTGAAACCTGGGCTGGCATCACCTTCCGCGCCGCCCATGCTCTTCGCCTATCAGACAGAGGCACCCTGGCCACTGGCCAACTGGCAGACATGATTGCTTTCAATACAGATGATTACCAGGAGATTCTCTATGTGCAAGGCAAGCTGAAACCAAGCAAGGTTTGGAAGAAGGGGATATTGGTGTAGGTTAGTAGACACAAGATTTAAGACACAAGACAAAAGACCCACAGGTTGTAAGGATGTTCTTTTCTAGAAAGCACTTCCTTCTTTTTTTGTCATCCTGAAAGGACTATGTGGGCAAACTAAACAGGCAGTAGCAATGAAACAATCATCTCTGTAATTTTTAATAATGGAGTAAACTCACTGAAAAGGCGCTACTACAGCTTTCCCACAAAGTCCTTTCAGGATGACAAAAGTGGGTGAAATGCCTTTATAATATACCATGGCAAATTTTGCTGTCTGTTTTTGCTTTGTTTACCAGAAA contains the following coding sequences:
- a CDS encoding YpdA family putative bacillithiol disulfide reductase encodes the protein MAAQENFYEVVIIGGGPIGLACGIEAQQAGLSYVILEKGCLVNSLYNYPQTMTFFSTSEKLEIGGVPFISDNPKPRRAEALEYYRRVTLKFGLNVHLFEEVQHVEKVQNQFQVQTSKARYTAHHVIVSTGFYDLPALMDVPGEDLPQVTHYYQDPHYYALQKVVVVGASNSSVDAALETYRKGAQVTMVVRAPEIGQRVKYWVRPDIVNRIAEGSIKAYFNSSVTAIRPGAVDILTPEGPVTLANDFVLALTGYKPDFDLLRKFGVQLSADDKLYPQHNPETMETNQEGLYLAGVVCGGMDTHLWFIENSRDHAPKIIQHILAKRTH
- a CDS encoding FUSC family membrane protein, with protein sequence MLSKRQLQKFQYFFFSQHFSDGLTTTLGVLLPCLVASYFGHLEIGFSLSLGAICVSLADSPGPVTHKRNGMAVGMVLCALVGLVTGYVRQYPVLLGLEILVLSLVCSMFLVYGLRASLIGLASLLVMIMTLAQPIEPSAVPRYSLLILAGGAWYALLSLFTGQVMPYRQAQQALAEGIREVAKFLQIKAEFYNPAADLGEQYRKLVTQQVLVNEKQDAVRELLFKSRLVVKDSTSKGRTLFMIFVDLVDLYEQITAIHYDYTALREKFAPTGVLPKIIELIQLYAQELDHISLAVQANRPYAGQEELLATKLEEMRLAILQIEQSHEGLQVLVLKKINVNFKAIAQRVHSIEQYLREGAAEDASFSPREAFAPFVSHLKLDTQLFIQNLTFKSSVFRFSFRMAVASLAAYALTKIFPYGEHSYWVLLTLVFILKPGFSVTKQRNYQRLLGTLVGSFVGILVLYYIEDPLARFLLMVLFMVGTYSVQRINYVWSVLFMTPFVLLVFSFLGASGLEVVQERMIDTLVGCGIAFLASYLIFPNWEAKQIKTFLKAAIQANLTYLQMLAKPDITEVEYKLARKEVYVSAANLSAAFQRMASEPKSKQRKKKEVYELVVLNHILSSFIATMASGRLSNQKQVLSEPYKRIVRRASHALQSALLTLDPAQPKIALESHQPEVKAQEPASQEDTLLQEQLAFLNKVCHDIAKTTEVVSA
- a CDS encoding YceI family protein, translated to MAIKWTVDPMHSEVQFKVKHLMITTVTGYFQTFNVEVETENDDFSTASKILFTADVNSINTNNEQRDTHLKSADFFDADTHGKIKFVGNRYEKRGEDEAQLHGDLTIRGITKPVTVNVEFGGIVVDPYGQTKAGFTINGKISRKEFGLTWNAVTEAGSVVVADEIKLLAEIQLVKQA
- a CDS encoding GNAT family N-acetyltransferase, with product MDVIHDEEDLRFYAVLGQEEAELTYTYSEDKVLDLDYTFVPEAYRNQGLADQLVKAGLEFVKARNYRFIPSCPVVEAYVHRHPEYQALMD
- a CDS encoding M48 family metalloprotease, with amino-acid sequence MKKNIFYSGALAALLLFNSCATNPVTGKKEVMLVTEDQELAMGLQADPQVVAQFGLYNDPAMQKFIQEKGEQMAAVSHRSNLKYTFRVLDSEVINAFALPGGYVYFTRGIMAHMNNEAQFAGVLGHEIGHVTARHSASQQSKATLTQGLLIGGMILSPQVAQMGETLSQGASLMFLKFGRDDERESDELGVEYSTKIGYDATHMADFFQTLQRSSAQSGAQELPDFMSSHPNPGDRYTTVKQLAAQWKQKVNTPLKENRNSFLKLIDGIIYGEDPKQGFVENQVFYHPELKFQFPIPQAWQYQNTPQQVQMAPKDGKALMFLTLVPGTALESAAQEVVTKYQLQPLESRSVTVNGLPAIAIVADQKPSQEAQQQQQQQAAVRAMIYLIQYGGNIYGIFGVTSATDFNAYAPTFSNTMQNFRTLTDPEKLGRQPDRVRVKTAAKSTTLAQALASYQIPQKRHEEIAILNGMQLNTQLPAGTLFKIVTK
- a CDS encoding urocanate hydratase, whose protein sequence is MELVNAPAPAVYSNLTVEEFIQKYATHPVYTPPTGPQLNAKNWQSESALRMFLNNLTAEVAEDPEKLVVYGGIGQAARTPADARKIVELLLTLEEDESLLVQSGKPVGKIRSHAEAPRVLIANSNLVPHWATWEHFNNLRDRGLMMYGQMTAGSWIYIGTQGILQGTYETFAACGRIHFGGDLRNRLVVTGGLGGMGGAQPLAATIAGATFLGVDIDPERIKKRLETRYIDKMTYDYNEAMRLVLAAQAKGEAISVGLVGDIGDVLERMIQDNITPDVLTDQTSAHDPINGYVPNGMTLVEAKRLREEDPSAYKEKSLKSMARHVHFMLELKNRGARTFDYGNNLREFAMQGGEKDAFHIQGFVPEYMRPLFCEGKGPFRWAALSGDPEDIRVTDEALKELFPENTHMINWLEQAQEKVAFQGLPCRICWLGMGEREKAGLMFNQLVREGKVKAPIVIGRDHLDCGSVASPYRETEGMLDGSDAVSDWPLLNLMANTSGGATWVSFHHGGGVGIGYSQHAGMVILADGTDRADRCLSRVLHNDPAMGIFRHADAGYETAQENAEKFGLNV
- the hutI gene encoding imidazolonepropionase, translating into MAKASFLLIGPFAQAVTMAGLSLNGPLLDEALPIVEQAGVLVHDGKIVKLEAFAHLLKEAEEQLYSVQWIEEPMVLLPGLIDAHTHLCFAGSRAKDYALRIAGKTYLEIARSGGGILDTVRKTRKASQAELEQSLLQRCQRHLQEGVTTCEVKSGYGLTLDDELKMLRAIQNVSQQQPLELVPTCLAAHMVPPEFEDGATYLKHVVEILLPQVKAEGLANRVDIFIEDTAFDEADALSYLKDAQDLGFDITVHADQFSTGGSEVAARVHAASADHLEASGEEEIDIMKEAGVVATVLPGASVGLGMHYAPARKMLDAGLCVAIATDWNPGSAPMGDLLLQAALLSAAQKLTMAETWAGITFRAAHALRLSDRGTLATGQLADMIAFNTDDYQEILYVQGKLKPSKVWKKGILV